A window of Rhodothermus sp. genomic DNA:
TTTCTGAAACTCTCATCGTACGGGGCAGCCAAGGTGTCCAGTGGCCAGGTGTACGAACTGAAAAAGATTGATGCCGATATCCGCGGGCGGCATGTTTTGATCGTGGAAGATATTGTCGATACGGGGCTTTCCATGCAGTTCATTCTGGAACGCTTGAAGGCCCATGGACCTGCTTCGGTGGCGACGGTCACCCTCTTACACAAAGCCGAAGCGACGCAGGTAGAGGTGCCCCTGGATTATGTAGGCTTTCAGATTCCTAACAAGTTTGTAATCGGTTACGG
This region includes:
- the hpt gene encoding hypoxanthine phosphoribosyltransferase; translation: MACTNTPIPCEIPDVVECRGERFRLFLDAPTLQQRVAELGRQISRDYEGRQPILIGVLNGAFMFLADLMRYITIDCEVDFLKLSSYGAAKVSSGQVYELKKIDADIRGRHVLIVEDIVDTGLSMQFILERLKAHGPASVATVTLLHKAEATQVEVPLDYVGFQIPNKFVIGYG